The genomic segment TGTACCGGCTGATGGCGATCGCGAAATATGAAGAGCGCTACGTGATTCCGACGGCCTATCAGGAACAGGCGCACGAGCTGGAGGAGATGGGCTGTGCACTGGACTTCGACGACGGTCCGGGGATGTACGAGTCCGGGCCGTTCGGGGAAGCCAGCGGCCGGCCGACGCCCGTCGCGGTCGAGACGTTCACCGCGCTGCGGCAGCGCCAGACCAGTGATGCGGCGGCCTCCAGTGAGGAGTTGCGCACCGAGCGGGTGAACCTGCTGAACTGGGACGGCAACGGTGCGCCGGAAGGGTTGTTCCCGTGAGAATCCGGCGACGTGAGCCTGACCACCGGGTGCTGTACCTCGTGGCGGCCCGCTGCCTCGATTATCCGACGACCGAGTTCGTCGCGATGCTTCCCGCCTGTGTTGCGGCGCTCGCCGAGCACGGTAATTCGCCACCCGTTGTCACGCTGCGGGAGTTGCTCACCGCGCTGAGCACCCGGACATTGGCCGACCTTCAGAACAACTACGTCGAGACCTTCGACTTCAGCTCCAAACACGCGCTGTATCTGTCGTATTGGTCCGACGGCGATACTCGCCGCCGGGGTGAGGTGCTGGCCCAATTCAAGTCCGTGTATCGCCAGAGCGGCGCCGTCATCGACACCCACGGCGAGTTGCCCGACTACCTGCCGCTGGTTCTGGAATTCGCGGCTCGCGGCGATCTCGAGGCCGGCCGCGCGCTGCTCGCGCGCTACCGCTCAAGTCTGGACATGCTTCACAAGAGCCTGCACAGCAAGGAAAGTCACTACGCCCGGGCCGTCGCCGCGGTGTGCGACACGCTTCCAGCAGCCCATGCGACAGAAGCGCCACCACCGCCCACCGAACTGGTGGGCCTGACCGGATACCAGGGGCGGCCATGACCATACTGCTCTGGGGTGTGCTGCCGTATCTGTGCATAGGTAGCCTCGTCGGCGGGTCGATCTGGCGATACCGCTACGACAAGTTCGGCTGGACCACCCGCTCGTCGCAACTGTATGAGTCGCGCCTGCTGCGGATCGGTTCGCCGCTGTTCCACTTCGGCATTCTGGTGGTGGTCGTGGGACACGTTGTCGGCCTGCTGATTCCGCGGTCCTGGACCGACGCGATCGGCGTCGACGAGAGCCTGTACCACTTCCTGGCACTGTCACTCGGTGCGGTCGCCGGGGTGTGCACACTGGCCGGCATCGTGATCCTGGTGTACCGCCGTCGCACCACGGGGCCGGTGTTCATGGCGACCACCAAGAACGACAAGCTCATGTATGTGCTGCTGGTCGGCGCGATCGTCCTGGGTTTGTGGACCACGGTGGTGGCGATCGGCGAAGGTCACGACGCGGCGAACTACCGCGAGACGGTGTCGCCGTGGTTCCGTTCGGTGCTGGTGTTGCGGCCCGACATAGCCGCGATGGCTGCCGCGCCGATTCAGTTCCACATCCACGCCGTCGTCGGAATGCTGCTGTTCGCGGTCTGGCCCTACACCCGCTTGGTGCACGCGTTCACCGCGCCGGTGCACTACCTGTTCCGGCCCTACATCGTCTACCGGTCCCGCGACCAACGGCCGATCGGCACCCGTCCCACCCGAACGGCGTGGAGCGCGGTTGGAACTGCGGACCGCGACCGATGAGCGCGCCGGGGATCGACACCGACGCCGCCCTGCCGGGGCGAGGGCGCAATCTCGCGCTGGCGACATGGGCCTTCGCCGTGACGTTCTGGGCGTGGAACATCATCGGGCCGTTGGCTGTCCGCTACGCCGAGCACATGCATCTCAACAACAACCAGAAGGCGCTGTTGATTGCCACGCCTGTGCTGGTGGGGGCGGTCGGCCGGATTCCGGTGGGGGCGCTCACCGACCATTACGGCGGACGGCTGATGTTCCCGATCATCACGGCCGTCACCGCGCCACTGGTTCTGCTGGTGGCGTTCGCCGGCAATGCCGGGTCGTTCACGCTGATGCTGGTGTTCGGCTTCCTGCTGGGCCTGGCCGGCACGACCTTCGCGATCGGTATTCCGTTCGTCAACCAGTGGTATGCGCCGAGCAAGCGCGGTTTCGCCACCGGAGTGTTCGGTGCCGGCATGGGTGGCACCGCGCTGTCGTCGGCGTTCACCCCGCGGTTCGTCGCCTGGTTCGGCTACACGACCACCCACGTCATCCTGGCCGTGGCGCTGGTCGCGACCGCGACGCTGTGCTGGTTCGGGATGCGTAACTCACCGAGATATGTGCCGAACCACGATCCGGTGCTACCGAAACTGCTTGCGGCGCTGAAACTTCCGGTGACCTGGCAGATGTCGTTGCTCTACGGCGTGGTCTTCGGCGGATTTGTGGCCTTCTCCACGTACCTGCCGACGTATCTGAAGGACGTCTACTCGTTCGACCTCGCCGGTGCGGGCACCCGCACCGCCGGGTTCGCGATCGCGGCGGTGGTCGCGCGGCCGATCGGCGGCATGCTGTCCGATCGGATCGGCCCCCGCACCGTCGTGAGCACCTCGTTGCTCGGTACCGCGGTGCTGGCTGCCGTGGTGGCGTTCCGCCCACCGCTGGAGTGGCCGGCTGGTGTCGACTTCGTCGGTCTCGCGTTCTTCCTCGGGTTGGGCACCGGTGGTGTGTTCGCCTGGGTCGCGCTGCTGGCCCCGCCGGAGCGGGTCGGCAGCGTCACCGGGCTGGTGGGCGCAGCCGGCGGACTGGGCGGCTACTTCCCGCCGTTGGTCATGGGTGCCACCTACGAGTTGCTGCTGCCGGGTTACGGCATCGGGTTGGCGCTGCTGACCCTGGTCGCTCTCGGCGCAATGGTGTTCGCGCGGTTCGGGGTCAAGGACGCGCCGCGCGAGGCCCGATTGGGGTAGCTTCTCCTCGGCACGTTCGCTGTAGATCGAGGAGCGCATGACGGACAACTCCCTCCGTAACCGGCGGATCATGATCGCGATCGTCGCCGCGGTGGCAGCGATCGCCATCGTCGTGCCGGTCGCCGGTGTGTTGCTGGCTCCGTTGTTGAACAAGCATCAGGACCTCGACAGCGCGTTGACCACGACCACCACGACGCCGCCGCCGCTGACCATCAAGCCACTGTCGCTGCGGCCGGTGACCGGAGGCCCCTTCGTCATCCGGCCGGGGGACTGCGACCCGCCGCCCCCGACGCCACCCGAGGCGCCGCTGCGGATCTGCGACATCCTCAAGTCCGCGGTGTACGAACTCGGACCCCAGGCGCTGACGGTTCAGCTCACCGACGTCGACTCGTTCCTGAACCCGTTGACCGCCAAGCAGATGGTCCAGGTGACCATGACCTCGGAGTCGGCGCGCGCGTTCGCCGATTTCACCTCCTCGCACATCGACCAGCAGGTCGCGTTCGTGCGGGCCAACGTGGTCGTGTGGGCACCGAAGATCACCGAGCGGATCGACGGCGAGGTGCTGCAGCTCTCCGGTGACGTGACCGAGGAGCAGGCCCGCGAAATCGCGCGCATGCTCAAAGACGAGGCCTAGAGGCGGCTGTACTCCACGAGGATTGCCGCGCCCACCCCGGCGACGAGCGCGATCATGAACGCCGTGGCTCCTGGAACGAGGGACCGCGACAGCGGCGTTTGTCCGGTCAGCACGGTGTCGCGGACGCGTTGGTAGCGCCGCCGGACCAGAACGAGGCTGCCGAGCGCGGCGGCGCCGGTGAGCAGGACGCCGGGCCACAGCGGAAATCGTTCGACCACACTCCACCGCACCAGCAGGGCACCGATCGCGAGCACCCCGATGATCGTGCGCTGCCAGGCGAGTGCCGTCCGCTCGGCCACCGCCGTGGCGTCCGGGCTCTCGGTCACCGACCGAACTCGGCGAGGTAGACCAGCACTGCCGCTGCCACGATGATGATGGCCGCCCCG from the Mycolicibacterium crocinum genome contains:
- the narJ gene encoding nitrate reductase molybdenum cofactor assembly chaperone — protein: MRIRRREPDHRVLYLVAARCLDYPTTEFVAMLPACVAALAEHGNSPPVVTLRELLTALSTRTLADLQNNYVETFDFSSKHALYLSYWSDGDTRRRGEVLAQFKSVYRQSGAVIDTHGELPDYLPLVLEFAARGDLEAGRALLARYRSSLDMLHKSLHSKESHYARAVAAVCDTLPAAHATEAPPPPTELVGLTGYQGRP
- the narI gene encoding respiratory nitrate reductase subunit gamma, with amino-acid sequence MTILLWGVLPYLCIGSLVGGSIWRYRYDKFGWTTRSSQLYESRLLRIGSPLFHFGILVVVVGHVVGLLIPRSWTDAIGVDESLYHFLALSLGAVAGVCTLAGIVILVYRRRTTGPVFMATTKNDKLMYVLLVGAIVLGLWTTVVAIGEGHDAANYRETVSPWFRSVLVLRPDIAAMAAAPIQFHIHAVVGMLLFAVWPYTRLVHAFTAPVHYLFRPYIVYRSRDQRPIGTRPTRTAWSAVGTADRDR
- a CDS encoding MFS transporter; this encodes MSAPGIDTDAALPGRGRNLALATWAFAVTFWAWNIIGPLAVRYAEHMHLNNNQKALLIATPVLVGAVGRIPVGALTDHYGGRLMFPIITAVTAPLVLLVAFAGNAGSFTLMLVFGFLLGLAGTTFAIGIPFVNQWYAPSKRGFATGVFGAGMGGTALSSAFTPRFVAWFGYTTTHVILAVALVATATLCWFGMRNSPRYVPNHDPVLPKLLAALKLPVTWQMSLLYGVVFGGFVAFSTYLPTYLKDVYSFDLAGAGTRTAGFAIAAVVARPIGGMLSDRIGPRTVVSTSLLGTAVLAAVVAFRPPLEWPAGVDFVGLAFFLGLGTGGVFAWVALLAPPERVGSVTGLVGAAGGLGGYFPPLVMGATYELLLPGYGIGLALLTLVALGAMVFARFGVKDAPREARLG
- a CDS encoding SecDF P1 head subdomain-containing protein encodes the protein MTDNSLRNRRIMIAIVAAVAAIAIVVPVAGVLLAPLLNKHQDLDSALTTTTTTPPPLTIKPLSLRPVTGGPFVIRPGDCDPPPPTPPEAPLRICDILKSAVYELGPQALTVQLTDVDSFLNPLTAKQMVQVTMTSESARAFADFTSSHIDQQVAFVRANVVVWAPKITERIDGEVLQLSGDVTEEQAREIARMLKDEA
- a CDS encoding DUF202 domain-containing protein — protein: MTESPDATAVAERTALAWQRTIIGVLAIGALLVRWSVVERFPLWPGVLLTGAAALGSLVLVRRRYQRVRDTVLTGQTPLSRSLVPGATAFMIALVAGVGAAILVEYSRL